A genomic stretch from Ureibacillus composti includes:
- a CDS encoding GNAT family N-acetyltransferase codes for MEFKLAERGPKHFAFEYEQEGKMLAEIEWIQRENVMDMNHTFVSDELRGQGVAKKLLDQAAEYARENNYKMRAICSYVVAAFERSAEYDDVKA; via the coding sequence ATGGAATTTAAATTAGCTGAAAGAGGTCCAAAACATTTTGCCTTTGAGTATGAGCAAGAGGGAAAAATGTTAGCAGAGATCGAGTGGATTCAACGTGAAAATGTAATGGATATGAACCATACATTTGTATCTGATGAGTTACGCGGACAAGGGGTAGCGAAAAAATTATTAGATCAGGCAGCAGAATATGCTAGAGAAAATAATTACAAAATGAGAGCCATTTGTTCGTATGTTGTTGCTGCTTTTGAAAGAAGCGCTGAATATGATGATGTAAAAGCTTAA